GGGCTCCGATGGTTACCAGCACATTCATGTTGGGCATCCGGTTACGAATGCTTTTAATGGCGCTGACGCCAAAATAAGACATGCCTGCCGCCAGCACCGGCAGGGTGATGGCGAACTGGATCCATGGCTGCATCAACCATGAATGCCGCAAGGCGGGTATCATATGCAGCATCAATACCAGGGTAAAGGGTAAACAAAACCAAAAACGTTGCATATTGGTCTTTAACCAGCCGCCCGGTTTCCCATGGTCGTGGTCATGTGTATGCTGCTGGGCCGGTGCATGTGCGTCATCATGGTCGATGACGGTATATCCCAGACCGCTTAATCCCTTCGATAATATTGATTCATTCTTTTGCCCTTTCAACTCAAAACTGACATCACCGGTAGCAAAATTTACTTTCACATTTTCCATGCCTTCCTTTTCCAGGTACTTATTAATGGTAAGGGCACAGGTTGGACAATCCATGCCTGTCACTTTCCATTTGATCTTTTCTGTTGCTTCCATATTGCAAAATTACTACAACAAAAAAAGGCGGCAGGATCAAATCCGGATTATTATTAAAACCATGTTGCAGAACGGTGCTCTTTTATTGAAACCCGGTTTCAAAAACCACCTGTTGGCGCGTATAACCCCCACCGGACGCGGCCTCCCTTTATTTGGCGATTGACTTCGGCCCAGCCGCATAGTAGTTTTGTATCAAAGCTGCCTTTAAGGAAAGACGTTTGTAAATAATGTTATATAGAGTGGTATCATGATTTCTTTATCCGGCCGGACCATTGAATGTTCTTTCGCTGCCTCTCTTTAAACTGTAGCCCTTCATTTTCTTAACCTTAAAACTCAAAGAAATGTCAAAACATATTTCGGAGAAGGAGCCGGCTATACCCTGCTGTCCGGAGCTCATCCCTGACGATCACTGCGATGTGATTAATTTCAGCCGGGTATTAACCTATCCTACAGCCACATTGGTTGCCGGCCGGCGGAATGTAGTGGTGGAAGTGATCCTTCGTTTCCGGTTTTCAAGATGCACGATGGGCCTGGTACTGGGCGATCCCGTATACAGCACCACACTGCTTCCGGGAGAGAAAGTACGTCTTTCAACCACCGACCGGAGAAGTACGTTTAGCTATGACAGTGAAACCAAACTTAGTTACCGGAGTGAGCAGATATCGGAGGAGCAATACTACATGTCGGCCGTGCAAAAGTATATGGCAGATGCTTCCGCTGCACAGTCCGGTGAAGCCGACAGTTCCTCAGAAGGAAAATGGGATTTTCACGGAGATGCCAGCGGAAGTGTGAACCCGTTTAGTCTTAGTGCCAGCGCCAGTACCAACGCCCGGGGCAGTCATAACAGTCATTCTACTTTCGATTACCTCAATCAGCAGCGTTCGCATATGGAAAGCGCTGCTTCCCAGGCCGTAGAGGCTTCAAGAAAAACCCATGCGGTTTCTATTGGTGAGGTCAGCAGCCGCACCCATATTGAAGGAGAATCGCAGGATCATTTTGAAGCTTCTTCAAGGGAGTTCAGTAATCTCAATAAGTGTCATGCGGTTACCTATATGTTTTACCGGCTAAACAAGAAGCAGAAAATAAAATTTGAATTGATGGCCATCGAAAGGCGCGTGCTGGATGAGAATGCACCGGTAGGAGGCGTGCTGAAACCCGGTGCGGCAAAGCTGCCTGTGGCGTTTGTGCCGCAGGATATACCCGCTACGGTTGCCCTGAACCGGGTGGCCGAAACCGCGGTGGCCGGCCGCATAAATACGCTGTCGGTAAACACCAATCTCAGCGCCTTGTTTGAAGGGCCAAAAGCCACGGTACTGGCAGGGGGCGGCTTTAAAGCAGACGCCGGAAGCCCTATTGACGATGCTACAAGAACGAAAGCGATCAGGGAGGTAGATGAGCAGTTGGCAGCCAAAGGCCTGATCGACAAAACCGGGAAAGTAAGCAATGAGATCAAACAAACGATCGGGTTTGAAGCGGAGTTCTCGCTGCCAACACCCGGTATCATTGTAAAAGGCTGTTTGGATGAATGTGATGTTTGTGAGCCATTGTTAAAAGAACGCCTGCAACTGGAGAACGACCTGTTACGGAAACAGATTGAACTGCTTGAAAAATCGCAGGAGTACCGCTGTTGCCCGGTTGCGGATGATAAGAGTGAGTAAGCTTTGAGTGCTGAATTTCAAACTCCAAATCCAATCTCAAATCTCAATTCTCGGTCCTCCATCCCAAAATCTTAATTCTCATCCTTTAAATATATTTTATGGAAGCAATACGAAAACTATCGCTGGCGGTGAACTACGAGCAGCCGCCGGAAAAAGAACTGTCTGTTTTTGGATTTCTTTTTTACTGCAACGGGTTGCTGCTGCAGGTACAGCCGGTTCGGAACAACCTGCTGGAATTTGATCTTTCAAAAGCCGCAGCATTCCGGGCGGATAAGAGCGGCCTGCGCGCTGATGAACTGCGCGTGTTCCTGGTACCAGGTACCGATAAGGAGGTGCAAAAAGTAAGAACCATCGCTGAGCTTGAAAAGCTGCAGCCTTATGAAGCCATTCTCAATAGTAATGCAGAAAGTGCGTCCTTATCGATTTTGCCCGTTCCGGCGGCCGTCAGCCGTTTCTGGCCGGTTTGCCGGTGCAGGGTTACGGGTACGGTTTCCAAATGGTTTCATCTTGGCGACAGCTGGGAAGACCGCCCGGTATGCCGGGCCCGGGTGCATATCTGTGAAATCGATCCGATCATTTACTGGATTCGCAGGATCCCCGATCCGGTGATTGCAAAAATCCCGGAACTATTTCTGAATCCGGCTGAAGTGATCCGGAATCCGATTCCTGTTCCGGACCCGCCGCCGTTTTTGAAAACGTCCCGGAATATAGCGGCCCCGGAAATGTCGGTTTTTGAAACCCGGTCTCCGGAACAACTGCAATTACAGGTGGCTGAAAAGCTTCCTGATATTGGTGCAGATGTAAGACAACAACTTTTATCAGGGAACCTGGATCAGATCCGCAACACCATCGTCAGCAATTATGAGTTGCTGCATCCCTGGTTTTGTTTACGGCCCTGGTGGTGGCCCTGGCTCTATCGCTGTACAGAACGGAAAGTAGTGTATACAGATGTCAGCGGACGTTTTGATACCACTATATCATACCGTTGTTTTGGCGACCGGCCCGATCTGTACATCTGGGTAGAATACCTGGTGAATGGCGTGTGGACGACGGTTTACAATCCTCCCAAACCCTGCAATACCTATTGGAATTATCAGTGCGGCACTGAGCTCTCCATTCATATAACCGATCCGCGCGTTCCGGTGGATTGCTGTTGTAATTGTCCGCTTCCCGGTGATCTGGTCATGATCCGGAGCATCGGCAGTACCAGTGTTACCCATATCAACCAGCAAAGCTTTCTGCAGGCGCCTGCAGGGCAATCGGTTGCCTATAACCGCATCGGACTTACAGACGCAGCAGCAATCGGCGACGGGTTTTTCAGCACTTCAGTGGGGGATTATAAGCGTCCCTTTGGCGGCACCTTTCATTTTTATATGGGCTTTGGACAGGGGTTGCCACGCAATGAGATCTATTATTACCGGTGGAGTTACCGGAAGATCAATGCTGCTGATTTGAATCCCGTAAGCGGAACGGTAGAGCAAATAGATACGCCGGAATATAAAAGTTATGATTTTATTTTTATCGATGGCAACGGCGATCAGCAGATTGGTCACGACAAGGTGAAACTGGGCCCCTTTACGATTGGTAGCGAAAACAACCTGTATATCATTCCGCCCGAGCGGCCCAGCCAGGCGCCATTCAATGCGCCGCAAACGGACCCGCAGTGGTATGAGCGTACGCACAATACACATACCATTGGTATTGATTCGGCTCAGTTGAGGAATGGTGCTACGCCGGGTGGTGATGGTATGTATGAGTTTAAGCTGGAATTATTTAACCAGTCTGGTACGCTGCTGACCAATATCCCGAAATCGACCTTTAAGGTACCGAAGTTTGATGATGCAGACACCAGCGTAAATGCCCCGGACGTATTACTGGCCGGTGCTACGGCAACCACCGCGGATGCCTTTAAGGTATTGGTACGTGTGGATAATAGCGCCTGTAATTCCGCGGTGTTTACGGTCAATGTAAATGGTATGCCCGCGGCATCGGATTGCTGTGGTTTTGTGAAGTATAAACCAGGCGGTGTGGAAGCGGATCTGGAGCTTTCGTTCCTGGCTACCCACCCGAATGATTTTGCGGTATTCAGTTTTGGTGTGGCAAAGGGAACCTGCGGCGGTGTAGCCAATGCAGGCGCGTTGGGAATGGTTATTGATGATGCATCTGGATACATCCTGGCAGGAGGCATTTACCGTAAACATTTTACGCCTGTTCAGTTACTGGATACCTGTTATGCCGGAGGAAATGGTAAGGCTGCTTTTGCGGAAACGCTATCGGTGATTGCGATGGCTACAGACGGCACCTTCCGGCAAAGCGGCAAAGATGCTCCTTACCGGGTAGCAGCTTTTGCGCTGGAGCCCTGATGATCCGGGCCAGGGTTGTACGGATCCGGTATCTGTAAATATAATGCCGGCACTAAAACGCCGGGAATTTAAAAAAACATGTGTTACTTCCTGTTTTCTGTTTTAGCCGTTTGGAGGATCACCCATCTGATTGTCCGGGAGGACGGACCTTTTGATGTGGTGTTCCTCCTTCGTAAAAAAGCGGGCCGCAGCTTTTGGGGAAAGCTGATGGATTGTTTTTATTGCAGCAGTGTATGGATAGCGTTGCCTTTTGGGTACTGGCTCGGCACCAGTTGGTGGGAGCGTTTGTTAGATTGGTGGGCCCTTTCCGGAGCTGCCTGCCTGCTGGAACGGGCAACAGACAAACCGGATACTCCATTTTTTAAAGAAGATTAAAATAACGTTTATGTGTAATTGTGGTGATAAAAGAAGTCAACTGGTGCTCAGCAGCGGTCATGCGGCGGCGGCGGGCACCGGTATCTGGAGTGATATCTGGTTTGAATATACCGGTCGGTCGGCCCTAACAGTAAAAGGATTTATTACCGGCAGAACCTACCGGTTTTCAACGCCCGGAGCTGTATTGCTTGTCGACTACAGGGATGCGTCAAAAATGCTTTTGGTGCCTTCCTTAAAGCGAAAATAAGCACAGCAGGGGGGAGGCTTCTAACTATTTCAATCCCTTTATGCGCCGTTAAGGCGCTTTTTTGTGCATATTGCTGCGCTGGCCGGGCGGAGTTGCGGCATCACCAAAATAAAGGATAAGCTGAAGGCTGTTGTTCATTAACCGGCCCTGTTCTTAAAATCTTCATATATAAATCGCAAGCACAAAAAATGTTTCTGTTAATTTTATGACCGGAATCAGGATGAACGGAATGCCACGTCGTGCATATCCGTTTAAATTATGAAACCAGCTCAATAAGGTCATGCTGCATTTTTTTCTTTTTTTGTCGGGCGATAATATGTCATCGGTCATGGGATGGGTAGGCAGTATTGCGTATCTGCTGGCCTACCTGTTTTTAAGCCTGAACCGGTTGAAATCCGGACGCCCCCTTTATCATTTGCTGAATATGCTCGGCGCCCTGGGACTGATCATCCATGCCATTAACCTGAAAGACTATCCTAACCTGGTGGTAAACCTGGCCTGGGGTATTATTGCAATAACGGCGGTGGTATTCATCCTCCGGAAGAAGCCGGAATAGAAAAGTTTAACAGGCTAAGGGCCCTTTTCTTGTATACATTGAGTTTTTGCTTGTATTCTTTTTTGTTGGAGACCAGGCTCAGGTAATAATACGCGCCATCCACCAGGATAAATACCAGGTCGGCTGCCGCTGCCGTATCATCAACCTTCAGGTATCCCTTTTCCCTGCATTCGATGATCAGCTCTTCCAGGTTTCTGCGAAGACTGTCCAGCAGGATCTTATATTTTTCCTTGATCACCTTATCACGAAACGCCAGCGAGTAGCAGCTATAAGAAACACTATCGTCAAATAGTGTGTTCCACTTGTGCGAGAAAATATTATCAATAACGGCTAGCAGCTTTTTTTTGGGATTGTTCTGTGCACTTTCCGGTACATCAAAGATCAGAAGGTAGCGGTCCAGTATATATTCCACAAGACCATATACTAGGTGCTCCTTGGTTTTAAAATAATGGATGACCAGGCTGGGGTTGATAGCGAGGAGCTCGGCCGTTTTGGCAATGGATGCATTTTCTAGGCCTTCTTTTTTAGCCAGTTTGTAAAAGGCTTTAATGATTTCTTTCTGCCGAGACGCTTTCAGGCTTTTTCTTCCCATGTGTTGTTTTTTTGAGCAATCGCATTGCAAATATAATGTTTCACCCGGCGTGAATGCCGGCGGGTTTTCACGTGTTTTTTTGTGCAAACGGTTGCGCAAAACTTAATAATAAATTAATTGAACGTTCATTCAATATATATTTGTCTTATCCAATTTTGCTTGTCAGACGGGAAGGCTGTAACATATATACAGATCTACCGCAGTTCTCTGATGATTGGTCGGTTTCGAAACATATACAGAACGCTCAAATTATAAAACCAATAATATGCTTAGACCCATTTTTACAGTTGTGGCTTTGCTATTGTTTTGGCATTTTGGCCAAACACAATCTATAACCGTTACGGGTACTGTAACGGATGGTGCAAATCAACCCTTGCCGGGGGTTACTGTTACGCAAAGCGGTACAAAGAACACAACGGTTGCATCAGAAAAAGGGAGCTTTACCATAAAGGTTCCTCAAAGAGCCCAACTCTTATTTACAGCTATCGGCTATGAATCAAAGGAGGTGCGGGCAGACTCATCGTTATTGCATGTAATCCTGACAGCGGTAAGCGGGGGCATGGATGAAGTGGTGGTGACCGGGTACGGTCAGCGGAAGCGTATACTGGTTACCGGTGCTATTGACCAGGTATCGGGGGAAAGTATTTCAAAACGGCCTGTAGCAAATATCCTGCAGGGGTTGCAGGGGGTTGCGGCAGGTTTGAATATCACTTATCCGGGCGGAAGACCCGGAGCTACTCCCAGTATCAACATCCGGGGCATGGGCTCTATCAATGGCGGCGGTGGCGGGCCGTTGATTCTTATCGACAATATTGCTTCTCAAACGGATGACTTACTGCGGCTCAATCCTTCAGATATTGAGTCGTATTCTTTATTGAAAGATGGGGGCTCATCCGCCATTTACGGGGCAAGAGCGGCCTTTGGCGTATTGATCATCACCACGCGTAAGGGTGCGCTGGGAGGCAAACAAAACATCAGTTATAACAACTACTTTGCGCGTTCCAAAAGAACCCTGACGCCCGAGCCGATTACCGATCCTTTCGTGTATAAGAAATTAATGCAGATTGCCACCGATAATACGCCATGGACTTCCTCCAGCTATGCGCCGTTTCCCGAATGGCAGCAGGTATGGGCAAAAGAAAGATCGGAGAATCCATCTGTAGAAGATGTGCGGGTTAACCCGCTTGATGCTACCAAATGGGCCTATATGGGAAGCAATAACTGGAATGATTATTTCTTTGCAAAATCCAACTTCTCCCAATATCATAACCTTTCCATCAGCGGTTCTTCTTCCGGACCAAGGCCTATACGTTATTTACTGTCTGCGGATTACACAAAAGAAAACGGGTTAAATAAGCTTGCCCGGGACGACTGGAACCGTTATGGTCTTCGCTCTAACCTGGGCCTTAACCCGCTGCCGTGGTTGAAGGTGGATGATAACCTGGCTGTTTATCAGCTGCAAAAGGTATTTCCATCTTACAACATTACAGACGTATATTACACCCAGCCCACTAATGTCGCCAAAAATCCCGACGGCACCTGGGCCAATAATACGGCCGGTATACTGGCTGCACAGCTTACCGACGGAGGCAGCGGCACAGAAACCCGGTTTGGGTTTACCAACAACTTAAGCGCTACGGTGACTGCTTTAAAGGGAAGCCTGACGGTTCGGGCTACGGCAAGCAATAAACGGGAGCTATGGAAATCACATTCCATCGTATTGCCATACCAGATAGGATATGGCCCCAAAGATATCCGGATGGTAGGTGGTAATGGCAGTGTAACGGAAGTAAATGGAACGGTAAAACAGGATGTCTATGACCTGTTTGGTAACTATACAAAAAAAATAAACCTGCATGCGTTCAATCTCTCTGCTGTTTACAACCAGGAAATGTATGAATGGAGCCCGGTAAATGTAA
The sequence above is a segment of the Niabella agricola genome. Coding sequences within it:
- a CDS encoding DUF1360 domain-containing protein, giving the protein MCYFLFSVLAVWRITHLIVREDGPFDVVFLLRKKAGRSFWGKLMDCFYCSSVWIALPFGYWLGTSWWERLLDWWALSGAACLLERATDKPDTPFFKED
- a CDS encoding SusC/RagA family TonB-linked outer membrane protein; this encodes MLRPIFTVVALLLFWHFGQTQSITVTGTVTDGANQPLPGVTVTQSGTKNTTVASEKGSFTIKVPQRAQLLFTAIGYESKEVRADSSLLHVILTAVSGGMDEVVVTGYGQRKRILVTGAIDQVSGESISKRPVANILQGLQGVAAGLNITYPGGRPGATPSINIRGMGSINGGGGGPLILIDNIASQTDDLLRLNPSDIESYSLLKDGGSSAIYGARAAFGVLIITTRKGALGGKQNISYNNYFARSKRTLTPEPITDPFVYKKLMQIATDNTPWTSSSYAPFPEWQQVWAKERSENPSVEDVRVNPLDATKWAYMGSNNWNDYFFAKSNFSQYHNLSISGSSSGPRPIRYLLSADYTKENGLNKLARDDWNRYGLRSNLGLNPLPWLKVDDNLAVYQLQKVFPSYNITDVYYTQPTNVAKNPDGTWANNTAGILAAQLTDGGSGTETRFGFTNNLSATVTALKGSLTVRATASNKRELWKSHSIVLPYQIGYGPKDIRMVGGNGSVTEVNGTVKQDVYDLFGNYTKKINLHAFNLSAVYNQEMYEWSPVNVSRDQLISKDLPYISLTTGTNITIGQTGFGDKFYDYAVRSYFGRLNYAYDNKYIIDLVARRDGSSRFPPQDRWAFTPAVSAAWVVNRERFWEALMPAFSALKLRYSYARQANQSVKYYDYIQTLGVGPSSYLIGGNTPPQVITGAPPLRVDPTNYTWETVAGSNFGVDLGFLKDRLTAGFDYYIRKTTGMLAPSRVLPAVLGTNAPQQNAADMETKGWELSLGYNETYMVAQKPFSLGVKARIWDSRSKILKYDNPLHLFSGAYRPGQVVGEIWGLTNDGIFETKEEIAEIDQTAIIPWGEIKVVPGWPRYKDLDGDKKILRGTSDLDPKDLRVIGNNTPRYRYGFNLEMGWNNIDLSLFLQGVGKMDYYPQHYLFWGPYQQPYANIYPWNLDFYRGTAATPEEIATYPKAYTDLGLANANTGAFYPVLQSWLADDNDGKGLDIPQTKYLLSAAYLRIKNLTVGYTLPQNMLQRFGIERLRIFFTGENIFEVSKIKKFVDPESIVDGYGWAYPYQRKYSVGINVTL
- a CDS encoding CBU_0592 family membrane protein translates to MLHFFLFLSGDNMSSVMGWVGSIAYLLAYLFLSLNRLKSGRPLYHLLNMLGALGLIIHAINLKDYPNLVVNLAWGIIAITAVVFILRKKPE
- a CDS encoding TetR/AcrR family transcriptional regulator — encoded protein: MGRKSLKASRQKEIIKAFYKLAKKEGLENASIAKTAELLAINPSLVIHYFKTKEHLVYGLVEYILDRYLLIFDVPESAQNNPKKKLLAVIDNIFSHKWNTLFDDSVSYSCYSLAFRDKVIKEKYKILLDSLRRNLEELIIECREKGYLKVDDTAAAADLVFILVDGAYYYLSLVSNKKEYKQKLNVYKKRALSLLNFSIPASSGG